Proteins encoded by one window of Arachis ipaensis cultivar K30076 chromosome B04, Araip1.1, whole genome shotgun sequence:
- the LOC107638882 gene encoding E3 ubiquitin-protein ligase UPL6, with the protein MFFSGDPSTRKRIDLGGRSSKERDRKNLLEQTRLERNRRMWLRQQNSAAIKIQKCYRGRKVVRNEQSKLREKCHKIYGKYCQNLDRSAFGPDSDFLRQFLFFFNAENNDDVLALVNICRLLQQFVQQSGDVVRLFSGLDYSSTCPLVNYRVKQLVYTCIRALHQNRNQLKDQFLLVPEESSVTAIPLLEVLVLLIDIKLPWSCKIVGHMFQNNAFGLLREIILTAKDDVDNRIYPAKGSSLERVLTVVMCHIGQKPCICSYFDPRYDFSSQILTIPFLWNAFPDLRQVYATQGLNQHYVHQMATLVPDLINFLPKDISDEIPTYACLLGNILETAGIALSQPDCSFDMAMDLAAIATFLLESHPSLKLLNKKENSVTREDDTGDDEVMEVALDRKLEQQICNAIDTRFLLQLTNILFRDISSVNGSDYGPDDREVAAVGAICGFLYVIFNTLPLERIMTVLAYRTELVPMLWKFMKQCHENKQRLSLSEWLSYLSGDAPGWLLPLAVFCPVYKHMLMIVDNEEFYEQGKPLSLEDIRSLIILLKQVLWQLLWVNHTSSATPVKSVPVTTVSKRQSIEAIQQRVSIVVSELLSQLQDWNNRRQFTSPTDFHADGVNDSFISQALMEKTRANEVLKQAALLIPFTSRVKIFTSQLADVRQQHGSQALFTRNRFRIRRDHILEDAYNQMSQLSEDDLQGLIRVSFVNEFGVEEAGIDGGGIFKDFMENITRAAFDVQYGLFKETADHQLYPNPGSGMIHEQHLQFFHFLGTLLAKAMFEGILVDLPFATFFLSKLKQKHNYLNDLPSLDPELYRHLIFLKHYEGNISELELYFVIVNNEYGEQTEEELLPGGKNKRVTNENVITFIHLVANHRLNSQIRQQSSHFLRGFQQLIQKDWIDMFNEQELQLLISGSLDSLDVDDLRLHTNYAGGYHSEHYVIEMFWEVLKGFSTENKKKFLKFVTGCSRGPLLGFRYLEPLFCIQRAGGNAIDEALDRLPTSATCMNLLKLPPYTSKEQMETKLLYAINAEAGFDLS; encoded by the exons ATGTTCTTCAGCGGTGATCCTTCGACGCGTAAGCGCATTGATTTAGGTGGTCGCAGCTCGAAGGAAAGGGACCGGAAGAATCTTCTGGAGCAGACAAGGTTGGAGCGAAATCGCCGCATGTGGTTGCGCCAGCAGAATTCTGCTGCGATTAAGATTCAG AAATGCTACAGAGGGAGAAAAGTTGTCCGGAATGAACAGTCTAAGCTGCGAGAGAAATGCCATAAAATCTATGGGAAGTACTGCCAGAATTTAGACAG GAGTGCTTTTGGTCCAGATTCTGATTTCCTCCGGCAGTTCCTctttttctttaatgcagaaaATAATGATGATGTTTTAGCTCTTGTGAATATTTGTCGACTGCTTCAACAGTTTGTTCAACAGAGTG GGGACGTTGTGAGGCTTTTTTCTGGTTTAGATTACTCATCCACTTGTCCTCTGGTCAACTATCGGGTGAAGCAGTTGGTATATACTTGTATTCGAGCCTTACATCAGAATAG AaatcagttgaaggatcaatttttATTGGTTCCTGAGGAATCTAGTGTAACAGCTATTCCTTTATTGGAAGTTTTAGTGTTATTGATAGATATCAAACTTCCATGGAGCTGTAAGATAGTAGGACATATGTTTCAAAACAATGCATTTGGTCTACTTAGAGAGATTATTCTCACAGCAAAG GATGATGTAGATAATCGTATTTACCCCGCAAAGGGATCATCATTGGAACGTGTGCTTACTGTTGTAATGTGTCATATTGGTCAGAAGCCATGTATCTGTTCATATTTTGATCCAAGATATGACTTCTCTTCGCAAATCCTTACAATTCCGTTCCTGTGGAATGCTTTTCCAGACTTAAGACAG GTTTATGCAACACAAGGCCTGAATCAACATTATGTTCATCAGATGGCAACTCTTGTTCCAGATCTAATCAATTTTCTACCTAAGGACATATCTGATGAAATTCCTACCTATGCCTGTCTGCTTGGAAATATATTAGAAACCGCGGGAATTGCTTTGTCACAACCTGACTGTTCGTTTGATATG GCCATGGACCTTGCAGCTATTGCTACATTTTTGCTTGAGTCACACCCATCGCTGAAACTGTTGAATAAGAAAGAAA ATTCCGTGACTCGTGAGGATGACACTGGTGATGATGAAGTCATGGAAGTAGCTTTGGACAGGAAATTGGAGCAACAAATTTGCAATGCCATAGATACTCGCTTCCTTCTACAATTG ACAAATATATTATTTAGAGATATTTCATCTGTCAATGGTTCAGATTATGGGCCAGATGATCGGGAGGTTGCAGCTGTTGGTGCTATTTGTGGATTTTTATACGTTATCTTCAACACATTGCCACTTGAAAGGATTATGACTGTGCTTGCTTACAGAACCGAACTTGTTCCTATGTTATGGAAATTTATGAAGCAGTGTCATGAGAATAAACAACGGTTATCTTTGTCTGAGTGGTTATCTTACCTTTCTGGTGACGCACCTGGTTGGCTGTTACCTCTGGCTGTATTCTGTCCTGTCTACAA GCACATGCTCATGATAGTTGATAATGAGGAGTTCTATGAGCAGGGGAAACCACTATCACTGGAGGACATTAGAAGCCTAATCATTCTGTTAAAACAG GTTCTGTGGCAGTTGTTGTGGGTGAATCatacatcatctgctactccagTAAAATCTGTTCCAGTTACCACGGTTAGTAAAAGGCAATCTATTGAAGCCATTCAACAGAGGGTTAGCATTGTGGTCTCTGAGCTGCTCTCCCAG CTGCAAGATTGGAACAATCGTCGACAGTTTACTTCCCCCACTGACTTCCATGCTGATGGGGTGAATGACTCCTTCATCTCTCAG GCTTTGATGGAAAAGACACGAGCAAATGAAGTTTTAAAACAGGCTGCTTTGTTGATACCATTTACAAGCAGGGTTAAAATATTCACT TCTCAACTAGCTGATGTTCGGCAACAACATGGATCTCAGGCCTTATTTACTAGAAACAGATTCAGAATAAGACGAGATCATATCTTGGAGGATGCTTATAATCAAATGAGCCAGTTGTCAGAAGATGATCTTCAGGGATTG ATTCGTGTGAGTTTTGTAAATGAATTTGGAGTTGAAGAGGCTGGAATAGATGGAGGTGGAATATTCAAAGATTTCATGGAGAACATCACACGTGCTGCCTTTGATGTGCAGTATGGATTATTTAAG GAAACAGCAGATCACCAGCTTTATCCCAATCCTGGATCAGGGATGATACATGAACAACATCTTCAATTTTTCCACTTTCTTGGTACACTCCTTGCAAAG GCAATGTTTGAAGGGATTCTGGTTGATTTACCATTTGCTACTTTCTTTTTGAGCAAATTGAAACAAAA GCACAACTATTTGAATGACTTGCCATCTTTGGACCCAGAATTGTATCGTCATCTTATATTTCTAAAG CATTATGAGGGTAACATTTCGGAGTTGGAACTATACTTTGTTATAGTAAACAATGAATATGGAGAGCAAACTGAAGAGGAGCTCCTACCTGGTGGGAAAAACAAACGTGTCACTAATGAGAATGTCATTACTTTTATCCATCTTGTAGCTAATCATCGCTTGAATTCTCAG ATACGTCAACAAAGTTCTCATTTCCTGAGAGGATTTCAGCAACTTATTCAGAAAGATTGGATTGATATGTTTAACGAGCAAGAACTGCAG CTTTTGATATCGGGTTCACTTGACAGCTTGGATGTTGATGATTTGCGACTTCATACAAATTATGCAGGAGGCTATCATAGC gaGCATTATGTGATTGAGATGTTCTGGGAAGTTCTCAAAGGATTTTCCACGGAAAACAAGAAAAAGTTTTTGAA ATTTGTGACAGGCTGCTCTCGCGGACCATTGCTTGGTTTCCGGTATCTTGAACCTTTGTTTTGCATACAAAG GGCTGGTGGTAATGCTATTGATGAAGCCCTAGATCGATTACCCACATCAGCTACTTGTATGAATCTGCTCAAGCTTCCGCCTTATACAAG TAAGGAGCAAATGGAAACCAAATTATTGTATGCTATAAATGCCGAAGCTGGATTTGATTTGAGTTAA